The genomic window CGTGGTCGTCGCGGCGACACTTGGAGGCGTGGCCGTTGCACTTGCACCGGCCTCCCACCTGCAGGTCGGAGAGCGCCAGAGGGggcgccgggggcggggccaagacccgcggcgggggaggggccagCTGCATGTTCCCGAAGCCCCTCCCCGCGTGATGATGGTTCCTCCGCCGCCTcagctcccgcccccccccctggtggtcTCGGCCGCCCTGGCCCTGGTCCACCCTCCAGCGACACCCCGCGCCCGGACACGGGGGCCACTGCGGTTGGTCCTTCTTGCGGCCCCGTTTCCGGCCCTTCCCCGCCCTCGTcttcgggggcggggcctcgtcCCGGCCGAAAACGTCCCCGCCCCCCTCGCCCGTGACGTtgagctcctccccccccgggccccccaggcccttgcggtggccCTTCCTGGGGAGCTTCTCCCCCTTGTCCCTCCGGGCCCCCGTCCCGGTGTTCTGCAGCTCCCTCTCCAGATACGTCAGTCCGTTGTCCGACGCCGGCCCCTGGTCCACCTGATCTCCGGCGGCTCCCTGGGAGCCTGCCCTCCAGCCGGGccccccactctcctcctcctcgtcctctccatcccccacccccggaccggccccctcccccgtccctcccctccccccgggcCTGACGGGGCGTCCCGCGCTGGACGCCTGGTGGAACACCACCCGGACGTCGGTGGCCGTCACCCAGTCCTGGAGGGTGGGGCTGTGGTCAAAGTCCACGGAGGACGGCCGCCCGTCCAGGGTGGAGAAGGCCAGCACCGTGCCCCCCCGGTGCTTGGGCAGGGGCCGGGGGTCCGAGCACAGGGGCTCCGTCTCGCGGTGCCGCGTCTGGGCCGCGGTGCGGGCCGGCAGGCCGAAGGTCCCGGGACAGTCGCTGGAGTAGTGCTGCATGGGCCGCCACGTCCGCCCGCGGTCCATGGACTTGAGCACCGAGATGGAGAAGGGCTCCGGGGGCGCCCCTTGGTGGCAGAACTGCAGGCTGACGTAGGTGACCTCGAAGCGCCGGCCCAGGGGGAGGGTGATGACCCAGTCCCCGCCCTCcaggccccccccaccccccccgccccccccgccccccccgccctgggACCTCCAGCAGCTGAGGTTGTGGGGGTTGTGGAGGTCCGTCAGGGCGCTGGTGACGCCGGCCCCGGGCTCGGGGCGGCGCAGGGAGTTGCCGGCGGTGACGGGGACGCCGTACGCGGCGTTGATGAACTCGGACAGGCAGTGGCGCGGACGCCCGTCATGGTGGTAGCAGGGGTCCTGCGGCGAGGTCCAGCTCAGCGGCGCGTGGGAGAGGGCGGGCGAGAGGAAGGAcggcgggaggaagaggaggagcagagggaggaccGAGGAGACCAggcgggaggggggaaggggaagtgACATCATGTCATCGGGCCTGTGGCAGgggaagaaggaaagaaaacgaaataaaaaaaacgaacgTGAGGAGAAAGCCAAAAAAAGTGATGGATTTATGGCGCGTTTTGAagccaaaacagagaagaaaaaGACGTTGCGGGACCACCTGTGTCTTTATTGGAAACACACTGTGTACCCGCTCCACGCATTCCCCTTCATGCAGGGCTTTGTTTGTTAATCCCGCCGTCAAGATGTCATCGCAGCACAACGCAATCTGCAGAACGACCCGACCGCAGAGCCACGGGCCAGCGCCTCAGAACCCCGCGGCACAAACAGCCTTTAACAACGGATTGATCGTAAAACTCAACCGCCCAACCTATAAAAAAACGGGGGGGACGGTTGAGTGAGGTAgcgggaggaggtgatggtgagtggtggtggtggaggtggtggtggtggtggtgggtctgAGTGGACCCTTCTTGGAGGATGACAAAAAACATGTCCGACAGCTGGGGCCAAGAAGAACCATGGACTGGACCGCATCCAGGAGATTTATGACTCTCTCtccggcccccccacccccccggcccATTTCAAATCACTTTACCACCGgtcggtacacacacacacacacacacacacacacacacacacacacacacacacacacacacacacacacacacacacacacacagagagagcctGAGCTGGAGCTTCATGTACCCAATGGGAACATGTTAGAAATACTTTCAAAtaaattggagagagagagagagagaggcagagagaggatgagagagagagagggaggacgagagaggatgagagagagagagggaggacgagagagggtgggttgggatgagagagagagagagagagagagagagagagagagagagagagagggagacgggagaggagaggagaaggtggaggagagagatccGAGAGTTGGACGGGGAACGGAAAGATTTATGGAGGAGGACTCGTAAACGGCGGTGTGCGTGTTCAGCTCCGCTCGGACACTTCCACCCCACGCTAGGACACAACGGGACACTGTGTCGTCCGCCATGTTAAcaaatcgccccccccccccccaaagcgcAATTCATCTCCCTGTCACCATATGATACTGTAGAGGCTTGGGTTCACTTCTCCCCTTTCTGCACGGCAAACAATGGGTGGACGTTCCCTCGGACAGAACCACGGACTCTGTGGGATCTTTTTCTTGCGTCGTTTGGTTTTTCGTTTCACACcgagggaaaaaaaacagaaaaataccaCAAAAAACAACTGCTGCGTTGACCTCCTTCGGGTCCTGCCTTTCCTCCGCCCAGACCGTCTCTCCCCCGCTGTTCACATGGAGCTCCTCTGCCTATCGATCAGCAGTCGACTCCGTTCTCGTCCGCTACGTCACCCATCGATCACCCACCCTCTCTGCGTCCGCGTCCAGAGAAGAACGACGCCCCTAACTGCTTCCAGATTGACGGGCCTCCTCTAACAAGCGTTTGACACGACAGTCCGGTCAGGCCGGGCCGTGAGAAGACCTAAGAGGACAaggacgaagaagaagaggaggacaagGGCCTAAGAGGACAaggacgaagaagaagaggaggacaaggaCCTAAGAGGACAaggacgaagaagaagaggaggacaaggaCCTAAGAGGACAAGGACGAAGAAGAAGACTCAGACCCCCACGGGGTCTGAGTCATCCGGCTCAGTTAGAACAGAGACCGAAACCCCGAGGCTTACCcgaggaccagagggggggcACGGGGTGGGCTTACGGCCAGAGCAGGGGGCAGTCGTGCCCCTGCTGTGGCAACCTGGAGCTTCTCCGGAACTCCAGGTGGAGGTGACGatcagcctccacctccacccacacctccATCACAACATCACCCCCATTACTTTCACAACCATCAGCATCTCAACGACCACCTTGACAttctccaccgccaccaccaccaccttcccaCAACCACCAGCTCCACCTACACCACCGACACAACCCACTCTTTCACCGCCAACCCCCACgccaccttctccaccacctccttctccaccacctccttctccaccaccactgcAACCTACCTAATCCCCACCGTCTCcgtcaacacctccaccaccttcacccCCTCGTCCACCGCCACTACAACCTTCgtaatcaccaccacccccacccccatccccaccaccatctCTGACCCcagcatctccaccaccacaaccatcatcacctccaccaccaccatctccaccaccaccaccgataCAGGAGAGAAATTCCAATCCCATCGGCAAACCCGACAGAGGACATAAAAGGCACGTCGGGACAACGCCCGTATTGGGTGTCGTTGCTTGGGCGCGTTGCTAACGGCAACCCCTGTTGCCTACACCACCGCATTCTGGGTGTCCGGTCCGGCTCCCCGGGGCATTCCAGACGGGTCATGACACGCCCCGTGGGAACCAACCCCCCCATCGCGCCGCTTGAAGGCGTGTGCCCCTAATTGATAGGTTGATTAATTACCCCTGGAGGGCTCCAGAGGTGTCAGCTGTCCCCGCAATGCCTGGAGGACGAGCGGCAGGGTTTGAAGCCCCGCCGTCGGGAGGAAACCCGAGGAAAGggaaacagagggggggggaaaggttgCGGGGAGATCTTCTGTAACCTGGGTCGTTGTCCTGGTTCGGGAAGTTGAAGGAGCACTGGTTGTTAATGGACTgtatttatacagcactttacaatattgcctgacgttaacccattcatgcacacattcacacgccgacggcggagtcaacgaTAAAAGTCGaccgccagctcgtcgggagcagttagggttaggtgccttgctcagggacaccgcgacactcagctaggaggagctggggatcgaacaagcaacccttgcggttaccagccatcCCACTCAAACTCCTGAACCACTGCCGCACTGGTTGTTGCTAGTGCCGGCTACACAGCGAGGGGGTCAGAGTTGAAGTTGCAATACGTTTCGCACTCTTGACTCACTGAGACAAAGCAGAGCGCGTCTCGCGTTTGTTTTGCTAATGTTACCACTTAAATTAGCTTGACCGCTCTgaataaacaaaagaaaagccaGGCCAGGCATTCATCATCCATCTTGTGAAGGATTGCTTGAGATATCCTTGTGGTGGATGGTCGAAAATAATATTTAGATTAGAATATATAGTTCAATCGTCTCTAAACAAGCCCCCGCTCAACCCAGACGCGGCCGGTGGTGCAACTTTCCAGCGTAAGAGCGAGGGTAGCGTTGAGGATTACGGTCCGGTTTGTTTAACATTCTTACACTCACGTCACGTGTATTTATACTACTCCTTCACCGCCCTTTAACTCCAGCCGACTCCAAGAGCCTCGGATGGAACGAGACAGCGcaccattccccccccccttaccaccGTTCCTTGGTTTAACAAGAAGGGAAACCTAGTGACGGTCCCACTTTGCGGCTGACTTTGATCCACTTGGATCCGCTAGTGGCCACTTGGATCTACTAGTGGCCACTTGGATCCACTAGTGGCCACTTGGATCCACTAGTGGCCACTTGGATCCACTAGTGGCCACTTGGATCCACTTGGATCCACTAGTGCCCACTTGGATTGCCTAGTGCCTAGTGGCCACTTTAATCCACAAGGGACCACTCGGACTTGTCATTGTTGGGGTTATGTTAGCTAATTAACCTCTCGTCTCACTACAGCTTCTATAATGGATAGATTCCCCttctgagaccccccccccccccccccccccctaggtcGGATCCACATTCTCTGGGCCGAAACCGGATCATCCCTTTGGCACCTCTACTGTAACCGGTTGGATATGGTATCAAGgtccttccccccccacccggccCCCTTCTCACACAGACCCCCTGCTGCCTTCCATAAATTCCCACAGCCGGCATGTCGGAAGAACGTGGAAGTGCTGCGGAACTCTGTGCTAATACGCTGCCTGGACAACTCTGACATCCAGGACGCGCTTGTAAAATAATGTCGTTATTGCAGATGCAACCAAAATCGACAGCCATGTTCGAGACTTGACTCGAGAATAATTattgaatatattatataatatatatataatttttatatgacaacataaaaaataataaatatatttgaaaaattatccaaaaaagaaaaagacccAAACCAGAACTATTGCCCGCGTACATCAGGCCTGCAACCCGATAGTGTTGGTGATGGGGCTCGACCAACCGAGCGCCCCCAGCCGCACGGTTCAGCTTCAAACGCAGCTCTGCCCAGTCTGGCCCGGAGCTACAGGCTCACATACGCGCCAGCAGCCTCTCCGTTCATGTTCACAGCGGCGAGGAACCTTGTGTGAACCGGAGCGACCCACGGCGCGCCGCTCCGGTTCACACCGGGACCACCCGCCCGGGACCACCACTACCACGTGTTTAGAAGAATAAAACCCACTTTGAAGGTCCACGAAGCCGTTCTTTATCCTTTCAACATCACTTTTTTGATTTGTTTCTACACGGCCCCAGaaaaagaataagaagggggggggggggggggggggggggggtagtcgAGTGTAGGaggtcagagagatgctgtaatGTGTGGAGAGGGAGCGTGGGGGAGTTGATGGTCCTGGGAACGGACGTGGGAACGGAGTGGCGGGGATGAGCTCAGTAACAGTGGAGGATAAACGAGGATTAGATAGGTGTGCTGTCTGGGCGCTCTCTTTTTTCCCCTGTTATCGTGTAATGAACACCGGGCCTGAGGAGGTGAGCGTGGTATGGGACGGCCGGGGAGCCCGTGCGGTCATGAGCGCTGTTCCGGAGTGTTGCTTTAGAGTCCTTCCAAGTTCCAGCGTGTGGCCACGATGGAGGAGTCAGTTCATTAGAGACGCACTGAGCAGATGGCCAGACACCCAGAGCAGCTTGGGTTTACACATCACGAGGGGGTTATAAAGAAAATAATGAGAGTTGTATGAAAGCAAAATGGGGTACGATTTTCTTTTTCATCCCCTTTGTTTTGATTAAATTTGGTTTTGATTTGAGTCTCATGGTTCCGATTTTAATTACATTGTGGGGGCTGGGGATTGAGTCAATGGTTCGTTGGCTTACAGGCCATTGCTATAGATCAAAACGCATGGAAACCACGAGACTCCGTCACACTCTAATGTAGGAGCATAACGCTTTGGGCACAAAAATGGTAGACTGCAGCTTTAAAGAAACAATGAAAAACTGCGATGACATGAACACTACAAATATAAAGAGAATATTAACCGGCCAATCTTAAAAGAGGCATACGACTAAATATAAACGCAAAGACAGAAGTAGACCTACTACGTCGTGAGTTGTTGTGACTGAAAGGTCACAAGGGTCacggggggacgggacgggggctAAACACTATACCTGTTGTCTACTCTTGGCCCTATATTTCACCCGGTGCGGGTCTTGCTGCCtgtgctgggggtgggggtgggggggggtcccgtTATGTGGTGAGCAGATGAGCTGGATATGGAGCCGTCCCACACATTTTAACATTCCTCGTCATGGCCAAAACGCTCCGTGTCCAGGAAGGATACCACCGTGTCGGCCAAGAGGCCCTcgcagagagagggatgaaacCAGAGCACAGATTCTGAACTATTACATCTGAAGATAAATGCGCAAGTCTTTTTGGGTGGAGATCAAAATAAACAAGGGTCACGGTTGCTTTTTGTGGATGCGTGCGTAATCATGTTATGTTATTTTTAAACCAATtacagagatgggggggggggtcttctaaATGTAGGCCTTACTGTTTGCAAATCCTTGTTCAGATCCCGCGAGACACACAGTAGCCCCTTGGCTTTAAATACATCTGATCAATATAATCTCCGTCGTAGAATCTCGTATTGTCACATCCGCCGCTCTGGCGCACCTGCTGGCACGCGTCACTGCAATGACACCTTTGTTAATTTCCAATTGTCCCtcaccaccccacccaccccccctaaAGCACGTCTGAAATACAACACTGGGACCTGGTTGGGAAGAAGGGAAAGGCTATGTATATATACCCTAacccccccgtccgtccgtccgtccgtatTCTCAAACGGCATTCCGGCTGTGTCTGTGCTGCCGCGGAGGAGCGCATTCCTGGAGCGCAGGTTTACGCTCTATCTTCTGGTTTAACAGCATTCTGCAACTGTCATGAAACACACTAAATAGATTATAGCCACtgtttcgctttttttttttacaccgtCACCTGTGGGAAAGGGAATGCCCATGGGTCGGGGTGCAGGTTTAGTCCTATATGGGATATGCTATACTGACAATGCGTGGAAACGGGGGCCTAAACAACTCGAGTTTATTTGGCTGGCCTTTGCGTAGTATTTCTCCCTGCATAGAGTGCATATGTCCTTGATATTTGAAGGAGAATACTTAGGCTTACtttaacaccacacacacacccacacccacacccacactttTCCTCCCACGCTGTACCTCCTCACACACAAATTGGCAGAGCCCGTTCCATTAAGGTTTTGTTTAAAACGGCGGAGTGGTTGAGCAACAGATGGGAATAGAGTGGTTTTAAGTTTTAATGTTCTAATGACGCAAATGCCAGCTCCAGCCgcagaaaacaaatgaaaaacttTCCTCAGGGCAGTTTGTTTTGTGTCAAATTAATGCATTTAAAATGTTAAACCCTGGAGTACATGCCAACACCAAATgagttctctgtgttgttattCTTTTAATTGTATTCCAACAAACTTGGGCTGCAGGCTATAAACAGGGTTTCTTTAAACAGGGCCCGATGAAATTAATCTCAGTGGTTTATTTAAAACCGCGGGCTCTATTTATATTGTAACAGCCATTTGGCCCATGGCTGTAAGTCACtggataaaaaacaaacaccaaaacTATGAGTCCGTGGTTTCTTGGATTTGTATTCTCTTCAAATAATAATATCACAATATTAATGAGAAATATTTACTGTAGGACCAGATATTGTGTTTGGGGCGCTTTAACGTTGATTCATGTGTGCACGGTTCATTAAGTACTAATTGGTGTAATTAGGCTGCATAGTTGCGGTAGGCCTAATTCAGATTATTGTGTGGTTAGCCCCCCGAAGCGACGGGTTTCAATGGAAGGATAATTGCATACCAATTGCATAATGTCTGTAATCAGACAGTATCATTATTTACTATGTTAACGTTGGCCCAACACCAATTTTATGAGCGCATCAATATCCATTAAATCTACTGGCGTTTAAAATGTAGTTAAA from Gadus morhua chromosome 17, gadMor3.0, whole genome shotgun sequence includes these protein-coding regions:
- the ntn5 gene encoding netrin-3 produces the protein MMSLPLPPSRLVSSVLPLLLLFLPPSFLSPALSHAPLSWTSPQDPCYHHDGRPRHCLSEFINAAYGVPVTAGNSLRRPEPGAGVTSALTDLHNPHNLSCWRSQGGGGGGGGGGGGGLEGGDWVITLPLGRRFEVTYVSLQFCHQGAPPEPFSISVLKSMDRGRTWRPMQHYSSDCPGTFGLPARTAAQTRHRETEPLCSDPRPLPKHRGGTVLAFSTLDGRPSSVDFDHSPTLQDWVTATDVRVVFHQASSAGRPVRPGGRGGTGEGAGPGVGDGEDEEEESGGPGWRAGSQGAAGDQVDQGPASDNGLTYLERELQNTGTGARRDKGEKLPRKGHRKGLGGPGGEELNVTGEGGGDVFGRDEAPPPKTRAGKGRKRGRKKDQPQWPPCPGAGCRWRVDQGQGGRDHQGGGRELRRRRNHHHAGRGFGNMQLAPPPPRVLAPPPAPPLALSDLQVGGRCKCNGHASKCRRDDHGRAVCVCEHHTAGPDCDVCEDFYFDRPWHRATPTQPNPCVACECNGHSSKCRFSMEVFQQSGRRSGGLCQQCRHHTAGRHCQYCQGGYARDPAQPPTHRKACRPCQCHPLGAVGGLCNQTSGQCLCRDGVTGLRCNRCAPGFKQGRSPLRPCIRIQEVAPTPVFQPQYSIAEECVSYCQPAQLEVRMNLDTYCLKDYVLKIQVKAMERSGPWWQFSIAVQTVFRTGSTPRVRRGPRALWVPDRDLGCGCPALHVGRTFLLIGSEEGGRDWAPGESRLVADRSTTALQWRDHWSPKLRGFRGQDKRGRCPPKAPPHHRHHHHQRPHRRPVEPQRGYIPPHLVTGGDGGGTHGPHARSEEPAPESAESVENVGGTGASANVRDDTPTPESPELWTFAVSAPANPSPADLAPTNPVLLTNPVPTTWVPTSWVPTLLCSSRPPAV